From a single Bryobacter aggregatus MPL3 genomic region:
- a CDS encoding CvpA family protein has protein sequence MNWLDFVLLAILGLSVGAGIWKGFFRLSIGLAATIISIILACWFYGLAASCYSPYLKQESLANFLGFLTILAAVQLTGVLLAMLLARLTKSVGLGWLDRLLGAAFGLVRAILVSSVFVMILTAFSWTPAPDAVAESTFAPYVMDGSRLLIYLTPREIRDGFQSNYEKLRGKWKKTLTDTLNKTAH, from the coding sequence ATGAATTGGCTTGATTTTGTATTGCTAGCCATCCTTGGGCTCTCGGTCGGAGCAGGCATCTGGAAGGGCTTCTTCCGCCTCTCGATCGGGCTCGCCGCCACCATCATCTCCATCATTCTCGCCTGCTGGTTCTACGGCCTGGCCGCCTCCTGCTATTCGCCCTATCTCAAGCAGGAAAGCCTCGCCAACTTCCTCGGCTTTCTCACCATCCTTGCGGCCGTCCAACTCACGGGCGTGCTGCTCGCCATGCTGCTCGCCCGGCTCACCAAATCGGTCGGCCTCGGCTGGCTCGATCGCCTGCTCGGCGCAGCCTTCGGTCTCGTACGCGCCATCCTCGTTTCGAGCGTCTTCGTCATGATCCTCACCGCCTTCTCCTGGACTCCTGCCCCCGACGCCGTCGCTGAATCCACCTTCGCCCCCTACGTCATGGACGGCTCGCGGCTCCTCATCTACCTCACTCCGCGCGAGATCCGCGATGGCTTCCAATCAAACTACGAGAAACTAAGAGGGAAGTGGAAGAAAACGCTAACGGACACCCTCAACAAAACGGCACACTAA
- a CDS encoding phosphoribosylaminoimidazolesuccinocarboxamide synthase: protein MPQVILETNLPGIELIARGKVRDVYAIDAKTLLIVATDRISAFDYILGSGIPDKGRVLTQLSLFWFDFLAGLTPNHLISADLRDYPIELRSFADQIEGRSMLVHRARMIDVECVARGYLCGSGWKDYQATSAVCGIPLPAGLLDGSQLPEPIFTPATKAQSGHDENISFDTAAATIGVELANELRRRTLAIYNAASSYAATKGIILADTKFEFGYVGDTLVLGDEVLTPDSSRFWPRDTWAPGGAQLSFDKQYVRNYLEGIAWNKQPPAPALPDEVALETSNKYKEAYRILTGKALS from the coding sequence TTGCCACAAGTTATTCTCGAAACAAACCTACCTGGAATCGAACTCATCGCTCGTGGAAAAGTCCGCGACGTCTACGCGATCGATGCAAAGACGCTCCTGATCGTGGCAACAGATCGAATCTCCGCATTTGACTATATTCTAGGTTCCGGCATTCCAGACAAAGGCCGGGTCCTCACCCAGCTCTCTCTGTTCTGGTTCGATTTCCTCGCCGGCCTCACACCCAATCACCTCATCAGCGCCGATCTCCGCGATTATCCCATCGAACTGCGTTCCTTCGCCGACCAGATCGAAGGCCGCTCGATGCTCGTCCACCGCGCCAGGATGATCGACGTCGAATGCGTCGCGCGCGGCTATCTGTGCGGCTCCGGCTGGAAAGACTACCAGGCCACTTCCGCCGTCTGCGGCATCCCCCTGCCCGCCGGTCTGCTCGACGGCAGCCAGCTCCCCGAGCCCATCTTTACGCCCGCCACCAAGGCCCAATCCGGTCACGACGAAAACATCAGCTTCGACACCGCGGCAGCCACCATCGGCGTGGAACTCGCGAACGAACTCCGCCGCCGCACCCTTGCCATCTACAACGCGGCGTCCAGCTACGCGGCCACCAAGGGCATCATCCTTGCCGACACGAAATTTGAATTCGGCTATGTCGGCGATACCCTCGTACTCGGCGACGAAGTGCTCACCCCCGACAGCTCCCGCTTCTGGCCCCGCGACACCTGGGCTCCCGGCGGCGCACAGCTCTCCTTCGACAAGCAGTACGTGCGCAACTACCTCGAAGGCATCGCCTGGAACAAGCAACCTCCCGCCCCCGCGCTTCCTGACGAAGTTGCGCTCGAAACCTCGAACAAGTATAAAGAGGCGTACCGCATCCTCACCGGAAAGGCACTGTCCTAA
- a CDS encoding S41 family peptidase produces the protein MQRFLKFAMVLGLAPGLFAALTEEQRVQDFQTLASIYAKSYGPANWKIQSLGVNIFEIGPWLKKVRAAKSDLDYAVVAMQYVASFQDGHDSVTVASNFAADLGFYVDLYDNKVVIDLVDRTALPSRTYPFVAGDELVSLDGKPAMEIATELAKLEGWGNPRSALRWAIDKITYRFQANEPHAVELPDESTVVIRRQNGDLETYQIAWRKSGFPIRSFGAAPTPGALSTGLRLGGRRGGPVVDIEPTWDDLPDWKKLYYDSFYMGMSKTRLRDRGKAGILNEDGTETTPHAVINFGGRAPIFALPSGFVLRQGRLSSDPFYSGTYMSEGQRIGLIRIRNFATLSTSQVNQFATEINYFNANTDGLVIDVMSNPGGNVCTPNDLAKYLIPNGFNHIGLAFRPTLSLIASYDSIASQLDALGAPSYYGANYRFYRDVLFDAFHDGRGMTGAIPVCSQTLANYPDFPVASSPNAYQKPLIVLIDDFSTSAGDAFPALLQDNKRGKLVGTRTAGAGGSVVDVSAGWWSETTATLTQSLMVRNQEYSYDHFPRSPFLENVGVRPDIALDYMTVANVTQRGKPFVDAFTKILVEEIQAAKP, from the coding sequence TTGCAGAGATTTTTGAAGTTTGCCATGGTGCTCGGGCTCGCGCCCGGGCTTTTTGCCGCGCTGACGGAAGAGCAGCGCGTTCAGGATTTTCAGACGCTGGCGAGCATTTACGCCAAGAGTTATGGGCCCGCGAATTGGAAGATCCAATCGCTGGGTGTGAATATTTTTGAGATCGGGCCCTGGCTCAAAAAAGTACGGGCGGCGAAGAGCGATCTGGATTATGCCGTGGTGGCGATGCAGTATGTCGCGAGCTTTCAGGATGGGCATGATTCGGTAACGGTCGCCTCAAATTTTGCTGCCGATCTGGGCTTTTATGTCGATCTCTATGACAACAAGGTGGTGATCGATCTGGTGGACCGTACGGCGCTGCCGAGCCGGACCTATCCGTTTGTGGCAGGCGATGAATTGGTGAGTCTCGATGGCAAGCCGGCGATGGAGATCGCAACGGAACTGGCGAAGCTGGAGGGGTGGGGCAATCCCCGTTCCGCTCTGCGCTGGGCAATCGATAAGATCACTTATCGCTTTCAGGCGAATGAACCGCATGCCGTCGAGCTGCCGGACGAGAGTACGGTGGTGATCCGGCGTCAGAATGGCGATCTTGAGACATATCAGATTGCCTGGCGGAAGAGTGGTTTTCCGATTCGCAGCTTTGGCGCGGCGCCGACGCCTGGGGCGCTGTCCACGGGCTTGCGCCTGGGGGGACGGCGTGGGGGGCCGGTGGTGGATATCGAGCCGACCTGGGACGATCTGCCGGACTGGAAGAAGCTCTACTACGACTCCTTCTACATGGGCATGTCGAAGACGCGGCTGCGCGACCGGGGCAAGGCCGGGATTCTGAATGAAGACGGCACGGAGACGACGCCGCATGCGGTGATCAACTTTGGCGGCCGCGCTCCGATCTTTGCGCTTCCCTCGGGCTTTGTGCTGCGGCAGGGGCGCTTGAGTTCGGACCCCTTCTATTCGGGCACATACATGTCGGAGGGGCAGCGGATTGGATTGATCCGGATTCGGAACTTTGCGACCTTGTCGACCTCGCAAGTGAATCAGTTTGCCACCGAAATTAACTACTTCAATGCGAATACCGATGGGCTGGTGATCGATGTGATGAGCAACCCGGGCGGCAATGTGTGCACGCCGAACGATCTTGCAAAGTATCTGATTCCGAATGGCTTCAATCACATTGGGCTGGCGTTTCGTCCGACGTTGAGCTTGATTGCTTCCTATGACTCCATTGCCTCGCAACTGGATGCGCTCGGTGCGCCTTCCTACTATGGGGCGAACTACCGCTTCTATCGGGACGTGCTGTTTGATGCGTTCCATGACGGGCGCGGGATGACGGGGGCAATTCCGGTCTGCTCGCAGACCTTGGCGAATTATCCGGACTTTCCTGTGGCGAGCTCGCCGAATGCCTACCAGAAGCCGCTGATCGTATTGATCGATGACTTCTCGACATCGGCCGGCGATGCGTTTCCGGCACTGCTGCAGGACAACAAGCGCGGCAAGCTGGTGGGAACGCGGACGGCAGGGGCCGGCGGTAGCGTGGTGGATGTGTCCGCAGGCTGGTGGAGCGAAACTACGGCTACGTTGACGCAGAGCCTGATGGTGCGCAATCAGGAGTACAGTTATGATCATTTCCCGCGCTCGCCGTTTCTGGAGAATGTCGGAGTGCGTCCGGACATCGCATTGGACTATATGACGGTGGCGAATGTGACGCAGCGCGGGAAGCCTTTTGTCGATGCGTTTACGAAGATCCTTGTTGAGGAGATTCAGGCGGCAAAGCCTTAA
- a CDS encoding glycosyltransferase, with protein sequence MPIKLSILIPVYNERAVVEKSLTQVLAAPLPENLERELVIVDDCSKDGTSEILARFAAAHPEISLYRHEVNQGKGAAVRTAIEKATGDFCLIQDADLEYDPSEYPVLMAPLLSGRADAVFGSRYLAGEQRRVLPFWHSMINLVLTLISNMFSNLHLTDMETCYKVFRTDLLKSIPVRSDRFGFEPEITMKCAKRKFRIYEVPISYHGRTYEEGKKIGWRDGVKALGVVLYFWVVDDLYKESYGRSHLNTLTGTPAYLNWLVSIVRPFQGDRVLELGAGLGSLSGMLMGKRLRYVAGEKDPLHLHSLRNRFLRTPNVEVRELSPDSDEGFERLGGDFDTVLLLRTLEYSADPEACIGRVARLLPPGGRLIISVPQGAGKLTALDAGMGYRQRFTRERVVEMIARAGFEVEEARELNKIGKLAWGVFGGLGSSQINKLSLKLFDQTVWLWKLVDRVLPWRGLNLIVIARKR encoded by the coding sequence TTGCCCATCAAGCTCTCCATCCTGATTCCTGTCTATAACGAACGTGCCGTTGTAGAAAAAAGCCTGACCCAGGTGCTGGCCGCTCCTCTCCCGGAGAATCTGGAGCGCGAGTTAGTGATTGTTGACGATTGCTCGAAGGATGGGACCTCGGAGATTCTCGCCCGCTTTGCCGCCGCGCATCCCGAAATCAGCCTCTATCGCCATGAGGTGAACCAAGGGAAGGGAGCGGCCGTCCGTACGGCGATCGAAAAGGCGACCGGTGACTTTTGCCTGATTCAGGATGCGGACCTTGAGTATGATCCGTCCGAGTATCCAGTGCTGATGGCGCCGTTGTTATCGGGCCGTGCCGATGCGGTGTTTGGCAGCCGCTATCTGGCTGGGGAGCAGCGGCGCGTGCTGCCGTTTTGGCATTCGATGATCAACCTCGTTTTGACGCTGATCTCGAACATGTTCTCCAATCTCCATCTCACCGATATGGAGACTTGCTACAAGGTGTTTCGCACCGATTTGCTGAAGAGCATTCCAGTGCGATCGGATCGTTTTGGCTTCGAGCCTGAGATCACGATGAAGTGCGCCAAGCGTAAGTTCCGGATCTATGAAGTGCCGATCAGCTATCACGGGCGCACCTATGAAGAGGGCAAGAAGATTGGCTGGCGCGATGGAGTGAAGGCGCTGGGCGTTGTGCTGTATTTCTGGGTGGTTGATGATCTCTACAAAGAGAGCTATGGCCGGAGCCATCTGAATACGCTGACCGGCACGCCGGCTTATTTGAATTGGCTGGTTTCGATTGTGCGCCCGTTTCAGGGGGACAGGGTGCTCGAGCTGGGCGCGGGCCTGGGAAGCTTGAGCGGCATGCTGATGGGCAAACGGCTGCGCTATGTTGCGGGAGAGAAAGATCCGCTGCATCTGCATTCGTTGCGGAATCGATTTTTGCGGACGCCGAATGTGGAAGTGCGGGAGCTGAGTCCGGATAGCGATGAAGGGTTTGAGAGGCTGGGTGGGGATTTCGATACGGTGCTGCTGCTGCGGACTCTTGAGTACAGCGCGGATCCGGAGGCTTGTATCGGACGGGTGGCTCGTTTGTTGCCCCCAGGAGGGCGGCTGATCATTTCCGTGCCGCAGGGGGCGGGGAAGTTGACGGCTCTTGATGCGGGGATGGGGTACCGGCAACGCTTTACGCGGGAGCGTGTGGTGGAGATGATTGCCCGCGCGGGATTTGAAGTGGAAGAGGCCCGGGAGTTGAACAAGATCGGCAAGCTGGCCTGGGGTGTCTTTGGAGGCTTGGGGAGCAGCCAGATCAACAAGCTCTCCTTGAAGCTGTTTGATCAGACCGTGTGGCTCTGGAAGCTGGTGGATAGAGTGCTGCCCTGGCGCGGCCTGAACCTGATCGTGATTGCGAGGAAACGGTAA
- a CDS encoding sugar phosphate isomerase/epimerase family protein: MKFRHAICNEAFEKWDFREACRTMKQLGYEGIEIAPFTLAEKPLDVSPAQRREFKQIMADEGLTFVGLHWIMVSPAGLQVTTPDNALRAKSWQHIRDLVDLCADLGPDGVMVFGSPKQRGTTGGLSVAEATKNYVDGMAGVAPHAEARGVKILIEALPVEQCDVVTTLDEAVAHVKTIGSPAVWTMFDTHNAVNEVEPHADLIEKHYSFIRHIHVNETDGRHPGTADYDFVPVFQRLAKLNYGGWISMEAFDFSPGADVLAKESIDYLNLKIREAGAA; encoded by the coding sequence ATGAAATTTCGACATGCGATTTGCAATGAGGCATTTGAGAAGTGGGACTTCCGCGAAGCATGCCGGACGATGAAGCAACTGGGCTATGAGGGGATCGAGATTGCTCCGTTTACTCTGGCGGAGAAGCCGCTCGATGTGAGCCCGGCGCAGCGGCGCGAGTTCAAACAGATCATGGCCGATGAAGGGCTGACTTTTGTTGGGTTGCACTGGATCATGGTGAGCCCGGCGGGCTTGCAGGTGACGACTCCGGACAACGCGTTGCGGGCGAAGAGCTGGCAGCATATTCGCGATCTGGTGGATTTGTGTGCCGATCTGGGCCCCGATGGGGTGATGGTATTTGGGAGCCCGAAGCAGCGCGGCACGACCGGCGGCTTGAGCGTTGCCGAGGCGACGAAGAACTATGTGGATGGGATGGCGGGAGTGGCTCCCCATGCCGAAGCGCGTGGGGTGAAGATTCTGATTGAGGCGCTGCCTGTTGAGCAGTGCGATGTAGTGACGACGCTCGATGAAGCGGTGGCGCATGTAAAGACGATTGGCAGCCCAGCGGTGTGGACGATGTTTGATACGCACAATGCCGTGAATGAAGTGGAGCCGCATGCCGATTTGATCGAGAAGCACTATTCGTTCATTCGGCATATCCATGTGAACGAGACCGATGGGCGGCATCCGGGTACGGCGGACTATGACTTTGTGCCGGTTTTCCAGCGTTTGGCGAAACTGAATTATGGCGGCTGGATTTCGATGGAGGCTTTTGACTTCAGCCCAGGGGCCGATGTGCTGGCGAAGGAAAGCATCGACTACTTGAACTTGAAAATCAGAGAGGCGGGCGCGGCATGA
- a CDS encoding SDR family oxidoreductase: protein MKAVITGGAGFIGSALGRHLLEQGVEQVVAFDNLNSGHKKNLDGTGIALVEGDIRDYDAVLRAFAGADFVFHLAAIPSVPRSIKEPLPSHDVNINGSFNVFRAAQHAGVKRVVYAASSSAYGDTEVLPKVETMQTNPKSPYAAQKLMGEQYASVFSSCFGLETVSLRFFNVFGPRQDPGSAYSGVLSLFMKALIEGTSPTIFGDGEQSRDFTFVEDVAALVWKAAHAKDVSGRVFNAGNGNRYTLNETWKLLQGIAGRELTANYGPPRAGDVKHSQADTALAVQYLGHAPQFTFEEGLRRTFQWYKASLA from the coding sequence ATGAAGGCAGTGATTACGGGAGGGGCGGGCTTTATCGGGTCTGCATTGGGACGGCATCTGCTCGAACAGGGTGTCGAGCAGGTGGTTGCTTTTGACAACCTGAATAGCGGCCACAAGAAGAACCTCGATGGAACCGGGATTGCTCTGGTAGAGGGCGATATTCGGGACTACGATGCGGTGCTTCGTGCCTTTGCCGGCGCGGACTTCGTGTTCCATCTGGCGGCGATTCCGAGTGTGCCGCGGAGCATCAAGGAACCGTTGCCGTCGCATGATGTGAACATCAACGGGTCCTTCAATGTTTTCCGTGCCGCGCAACATGCGGGTGTGAAACGAGTGGTGTATGCCGCTTCAAGTTCAGCCTACGGTGACACCGAGGTGCTGCCGAAGGTGGAGACGATGCAGACGAACCCGAAGAGTCCGTATGCGGCGCAGAAGCTGATGGGCGAGCAGTATGCGAGTGTGTTCTCTTCTTGCTTTGGGCTGGAGACGGTATCGCTGCGCTTCTTCAATGTGTTTGGCCCGCGTCAGGATCCGGGGAGTGCCTATAGCGGCGTGCTGTCGTTGTTCATGAAGGCGCTCATCGAGGGCACTTCGCCGACGATCTTTGGGGATGGCGAGCAGAGCCGCGACTTTACGTTTGTCGAAGATGTGGCGGCGCTGGTTTGGAAGGCGGCGCATGCGAAGGATGTCAGTGGCCGGGTGTTCAATGCGGGCAATGGCAATCGCTATACGTTGAATGAGACCTGGAAGCTGCTGCAGGGGATTGCCGGACGTGAATTGACCGCCAACTATGGACCGCCGCGTGCCGGAGATGTGAAGCACTCACAAGCCGATACGGCGCTGGCGGTGCAGTATCTGGGGCATGCGCCGCAGTTTACCTTCGAAGAGGGACTTCGTCGAACGTTTCAATGGTACAAGGCGAGTCTGGCTTAA
- the glgB gene encoding 1,4-alpha-glucan branching protein GlgB, translated as MMLPGEIHAIVNGYHGDPLKVLGPHQILPGEWEVRAMLPQAQTASILVGKKLYPMTKDDPAGFFSVAIPGQVEPYRIQLQTWHGEHQELEDPYRFHNLLSNFDLHLFLEGTNYEVYRSFGAHGMEIEGVKGVRFAVWAPNAESVQVCGAFNHWDKNSHPMSPREGGVWELFIPGLATGEIYKYFVRSRINLHQQMKADPYAFYAEVAPKNASVVWAEPEYEWQDAAWLTKRASEDILKRPLLIYEVHLESWSHGAHNKPLSYRELADRLVSYVKDLGYTHIELMPILEHPFSGSWGYQVTGYFAPTSRFGTPADFKYFVDKAHQAGIGIILDWVPAHFPKDAHGLAVFDGTRLYEHSDPRQGEQLDWGTLVFNFGRNEVRSFLLSNAMYWLKEFHIDGLRVDAVASMLYLDYSREGRDWIPNQFGGRENLEAISFLRRFNELCHAVPGCFTAAEESTDFPGVTRPVFLGGLGFTLKWNMGWMHDMFRYFKYDPFFRRHHHQNITFSLFYSFNENYLLPISHDEVVHGKSSLIGKMPGDEWRRFANVRAFLGYMYGHPGKKLLFMGQEFGQYEEWSEQRPLRWELLQYAYHAGLQNLVRDLNALVKSEPALYEVDHSYEGFQWIDFHDTENSVISFVRYGENKTNPIVFVLNFTPVVRYDYIIGAPLAGSWTTILNSDSHKYGGSGVSNPDRIETEPVEAHFFPQRFRLTLPPLSVIVLKPDSPCTIETFDEVPLRR; from the coding sequence ATGATGCTCCCAGGAGAGATTCACGCGATCGTCAACGGATACCACGGCGATCCACTTAAGGTTCTCGGTCCGCATCAGATCCTGCCCGGGGAGTGGGAAGTGCGGGCCATGCTCCCGCAGGCCCAAACCGCTTCGATCCTTGTCGGAAAAAAGCTCTATCCGATGACCAAGGACGATCCTGCCGGCTTCTTCAGCGTCGCCATCCCAGGACAAGTCGAGCCCTATCGCATCCAGCTCCAAACCTGGCACGGCGAGCACCAGGAACTCGAAGATCCATACCGCTTCCACAACCTCCTGTCCAACTTCGACCTGCATCTCTTCCTCGAAGGCACCAACTACGAGGTCTACCGCAGCTTCGGCGCGCACGGCATGGAGATCGAGGGTGTCAAAGGGGTTCGCTTCGCCGTCTGGGCGCCCAATGCTGAATCAGTACAAGTCTGCGGCGCCTTCAACCACTGGGACAAGAACAGCCACCCGATGAGCCCGCGCGAGGGCGGCGTCTGGGAGCTCTTCATTCCTGGTCTCGCCACCGGCGAAATCTACAAGTACTTCGTCCGCTCGCGCATCAACCTCCACCAGCAGATGAAGGCCGACCCTTACGCCTTCTACGCCGAGGTCGCCCCCAAGAACGCCTCTGTCGTCTGGGCCGAACCTGAATACGAATGGCAGGACGCCGCCTGGCTCACCAAGCGTGCCTCAGAAGACATCCTGAAGCGCCCCCTCTTGATCTATGAAGTGCATCTCGAGAGCTGGAGCCACGGCGCGCACAATAAGCCGCTCAGCTACCGCGAACTCGCCGACCGCCTTGTCTCCTACGTCAAAGATCTTGGCTACACGCACATCGAGTTGATGCCCATTCTCGAGCATCCGTTCTCGGGCTCCTGGGGCTATCAGGTCACCGGTTATTTCGCCCCCACCTCACGCTTCGGCACCCCCGCCGATTTCAAGTACTTCGTCGACAAAGCGCACCAGGCCGGCATCGGCATCATTCTCGATTGGGTTCCGGCGCACTTCCCCAAGGACGCGCACGGCCTTGCCGTCTTCGATGGCACCCGTCTCTACGAACATTCCGATCCCCGCCAGGGCGAGCAGCTTGATTGGGGCACCCTCGTCTTCAATTTCGGACGCAATGAAGTCCGCAGCTTCCTCCTGTCCAATGCGATGTACTGGCTGAAAGAGTTCCACATTGATGGCCTGCGTGTCGACGCGGTCGCCTCGATGCTCTATCTGGACTACTCCCGCGAAGGGCGCGACTGGATTCCGAATCAGTTCGGTGGCCGTGAGAATCTCGAAGCGATCTCGTTCCTGCGCCGCTTCAACGAACTCTGCCATGCGGTCCCCGGCTGCTTCACCGCCGCCGAAGAATCTACTGACTTCCCCGGTGTCACCCGCCCTGTATTTCTCGGCGGTCTCGGCTTCACTCTCAAATGGAACATGGGCTGGATGCACGACATGTTCCGCTACTTCAAGTACGATCCCTTCTTCCGGCGGCACCACCACCAGAACATTACCTTCAGCTTGTTTTACTCGTTCAACGAGAACTACCTGCTGCCCATCAGCCACGATGAGGTCGTCCACGGAAAATCCAGCCTCATCGGCAAAATGCCCGGCGACGAGTGGCGGCGCTTCGCCAATGTCCGCGCCTTCCTCGGCTACATGTACGGGCACCCCGGCAAGAAGCTGCTCTTCATGGGGCAGGAGTTTGGGCAATACGAAGAGTGGTCAGAACAACGTCCGCTGCGCTGGGAATTGCTCCAGTACGCCTACCATGCCGGCCTGCAGAATCTGGTGCGCGACCTCAACGCTCTCGTCAAAAGCGAGCCCGCGCTCTATGAAGTCGATCACAGCTACGAAGGCTTCCAGTGGATTGATTTTCACGACACCGAAAACTCCGTCATCTCCTTCGTCCGCTACGGAGAGAACAAAACAAATCCAATCGTTTTTGTTTTGAACTTTACACCGGTCGTGCGCTACGACTACATCATCGGCGCGCCGCTCGCCGGCTCCTGGACCACGATCCTGAATTCGGACTCACACAAGTACGGCGGCAGCGGCGTTTCCAATCCGGATCGCATCGAGACGGAACCCGTCGAAGCTCATTTCTTCCCGCAGCGCTTCCGGCTCACGCTGCCGCCGCTCTCCGTGATTGTGCTTAAGCCAGACTCGCCTTGTACCATTGAAACGTTCGACGAAGTCCCTCTTCGAAGGTAA
- the add gene encoding adenosine deaminase: MASLIRYAELHVHLEGMLDQETLCEIAPELDGMEVKRKYAFSDFPGFLESFKFAALHLHTPEQYRLLARRAFARMAKQGIVYAEVIHSAGICLWRKQDARAIAEALIEEGRQAPLQVRWVLDAVRQFGGAHAMEVARLAADLCGEDVVAFGVGGDERGAAAAEICTAFRFAEEAGLKLAPHAGETSNAQNVWDALELGAHRIGHGIRAIEDPQLVRELAARQVPLEISISSNVLTGAVATLAAHPAKQLFDAGVPITLNTDDPAFFGTTIEREFAIAKEGLGFTDADLEVVRENAFRFAFSAPSAT, from the coding sequence ATGGCAAGTTTGATCCGGTACGCAGAACTGCATGTGCATCTTGAAGGAATGCTGGACCAGGAAACGCTGTGTGAGATTGCTCCAGAGCTCGATGGAATGGAGGTGAAACGCAAATATGCGTTCTCTGACTTTCCTGGATTTCTGGAGAGCTTCAAGTTTGCGGCGCTGCATCTGCATACGCCGGAACAGTATCGATTGCTGGCCCGCCGCGCGTTTGCCCGGATGGCGAAGCAGGGAATTGTGTATGCCGAGGTGATCCATTCGGCGGGGATCTGCCTTTGGCGGAAACAGGATGCGCGGGCGATTGCGGAGGCTCTCATCGAGGAAGGCAGGCAGGCGCCGCTTCAGGTGCGCTGGGTGCTTGATGCGGTGCGGCAGTTTGGCGGGGCGCATGCGATGGAGGTGGCGCGGCTGGCGGCGGATTTGTGTGGCGAGGACGTGGTGGCCTTTGGCGTGGGAGGCGACGAGCGGGGCGCGGCAGCGGCGGAGATTTGTACGGCATTCCGTTTTGCAGAAGAGGCTGGCTTGAAGCTGGCGCCTCATGCAGGCGAAACATCAAACGCTCAAAATGTTTGGGATGCTTTAGAGCTGGGAGCTCATCGGATTGGGCATGGGATTCGCGCGATTGAGGATCCGCAATTGGTGCGCGAACTGGCGGCGCGGCAGGTGCCGCTTGAAATCTCGATCAGTTCCAATGTGCTGACGGGGGCTGTTGCGACGCTGGCCGCTCATCCAGCCAAGCAACTCTTCGACGCCGGCGTGCCGATTACTTTGAATACCGATGATCCGGCCTTCTTTGGGACGACAATCGAGCGGGAGTTTGCGATCGCGAAAGAAGGGTTGGGCTTTACGGACGCGGATTTGGAGGTGGTGCGGGAGAACGCGTTCCGTTTTGCGTTCTCTGCGCCATCTGCCACTTGA